One Melanotaenia boesemani isolate fMelBoe1 chromosome 8, fMelBoe1.pri, whole genome shotgun sequence DNA segment encodes these proteins:
- the LOC121645098 gene encoding nuclear matrix constituent protein 1a-like isoform X8 — translation MSSVQHLREFISERLTAAAEEIFTEFEKTIVQYEEVIDRQRRLLDITWKPQIKLIRTGIQQQHDREEEEVLADQQLFNQEMSSSLDQEEPEPPQIKEDQEEVHISPEGEQLVLKDQTDIMVQCKFESEEIDNKKVVVSRSSVKVAMDKLREERDKWKARAEFLEEKLLDVTIERDICRTHLSDALASLKGAKPSQREDRDNEEVRGSQMSDNSEEDDCEDDCEDDCEEDCESNSDSSESFDSSPDRKRKKKKGKWKRKKSGATRKEKKTKKNKRYFRQRVGGPGDVVKRYKKVLAIYQTGKNMAKSFEKYGVDRLTIVKTAAIAELAIAAPEEYDQVEKRGTVTEIAQRCEEVIKANQVIFAKITKMKDARKLLRITKKV, via the exons atgtcttcagttcagcatctgagagagtttatcagcgagcgactaactgctgctgctgaagaaatattcacagagtttgaaaaaaccaTCGTCCAGTACGAAGAAGTGATCGATCGCCAGCGCAGACTGCTGGATATCACCTGGAAACCACAGATAAAGTTAATCAGAACAG GCATCCAACAGCAACATGACCGTGAAGAGGAGGAAGTTCTTGCTGACCAGCAGCTCTTTAATCAGGAGATGAGCTCCAGTCTggaccaggaggaaccagaaccTCCACAGATCAAAGAGGACCAGGAGGAAGTCCACATCAGTCCGGAGGGGGAGCAGCTTGTTCTGAAGGATCAGACTGACATTATGGTTCAATGCAAGTTTGAATCTGAAGAAATAG ACAATAAGAAAGTGGTTGTGTCAAGGTCAAGTGTCAAGGTTGCCATGGACAAACTGAGAGAGGAAAGGGACAAGTGGAAAGCACGTGCTGAGTTCCTGGAGGAAAAACTTTTGGATGTCACTATAGAACGTGACATTTGCAGGACTCATCTTTCTGATG CTTTGGCGAGTCTCAAGGGGGCTAAACCGTCACAAAGAGAAGACAGAGATAATGAAGAGGTGAGGGGATCTCAGATGAGCGACAACAGTGAAGAAGATGACTGTGAAGATGACTGTGAAGATGACTGTGAGGAAGACTGTGAGTCCAACTCTGATTCCTCAGAGAGTTTCGATTCATCGccggacagaaagagaaagaagaagaaggggaaatggaaaagaaagaagagtggGGCgacaagaaaggagaaaaagacGAAGAAAAACAAACGTTACTTTCGCCAGCGGG TTGGAGGACCAGGTGATGTGGTGAAGCGGTACAAGAAAGTCCTTGCCATTTACCAGACGGGAAAGAATATGGCCAAATCTTTTGAGAAGTATGGGGTAGACAGACTTACTATTGTGAAAACTGCAGCAATTGCAGAGCTTGCAATAGCTGCTCCAGAAGAATATGATCAGGTTGAGAAGAGGGGGACGGTGACAGAAATTGCTCAAAGATGTGAGGAGGTTATTAAGGCCAACCAAGTCATTTttgctaaaataacaaaaatgaaagatgCCAGAAAGCTCCTACGCATAACAAAGAAAGTTTAG
- the LOC121645098 gene encoding mitotic apparatus protein p62-like isoform X10 has product MSSVQHLREFISERLTAAAEEIFTEFEKTIVQYEEVIDRQRRLLDITWKPQIKLIRTGIQQQHDREEEEVLADQQLFNQEMSSSLDQEEPEPPQIKEDQEEVHISPEGEQLVLKDQTDIMVQCKFESEEIDNKKVVVSRSSVKVAMDKLREERDKWKARAEFLEEKLLDVTIERDICRTHLSDALASLKGAKPSQREDRDNEEVRGSQMSDNSEEDDCEDDCEDDCEEDCESNSDSSESFDSSPDRKRKKKKGKWKRKKSGATRKEKKTKKNKRYFRQRVGGPGDVVKRYKKVLAIYQTGKNMAKSFEKRPTPSSL; this is encoded by the exons atgtcttcagttcagcatctgagagagtttatcagcgagcgactaactgctgctgctgaagaaatattcacagagtttgaaaaaaccaTCGTCCAGTACGAAGAAGTGATCGATCGCCAGCGCAGACTGCTGGATATCACCTGGAAACCACAGATAAAGTTAATCAGAACAG GCATCCAACAGCAACATGACCGTGAAGAGGAGGAAGTTCTTGCTGACCAGCAGCTCTTTAATCAGGAGATGAGCTCCAGTCTggaccaggaggaaccagaaccTCCACAGATCAAAGAGGACCAGGAGGAAGTCCACATCAGTCCGGAGGGGGAGCAGCTTGTTCTGAAGGATCAGACTGACATTATGGTTCAATGCAAGTTTGAATCTGAAGAAATAG ACAATAAGAAAGTGGTTGTGTCAAGGTCAAGTGTCAAGGTTGCCATGGACAAACTGAGAGAGGAAAGGGACAAGTGGAAAGCACGTGCTGAGTTCCTGGAGGAAAAACTTTTGGATGTCACTATAGAACGTGACATTTGCAGGACTCATCTTTCTGATG CTTTGGCGAGTCTCAAGGGGGCTAAACCGTCACAAAGAGAAGACAGAGATAATGAAGAGGTGAGGGGATCTCAGATGAGCGACAACAGTGAAGAAGATGACTGTGAAGATGACTGTGAAGATGACTGTGAGGAAGACTGTGAGTCCAACTCTGATTCCTCAGAGAGTTTCGATTCATCGccggacagaaagagaaagaagaagaaggggaaatggaaaagaaagaagagtggGGCgacaagaaaggagaaaaagacGAAGAAAAACAAACGTTACTTTCGCCAGCGGG TTGGAGGACCAGGTGATGTGGTGAAGCGGTACAAGAAAGTCCTTGCCATTTACCAGACGGGAAAGAATATGGCCAAATCTTTTGAGAA